CCGTGATGCGCCAGGCGACGCCCGGGCAGGGCGTCGTCATTGCCGCGCGGCATTAGACATCGGCTTGGCGCCGGATAAAAGCATTTTTGCTGCGATGAAGCCGGCGAAGGCGCCGGCGAGGTGCCCTTCGAAGGACACCCCGGCCCGCGGCACGAACCCCAGCACCAGGCCCGAATACAGGAACAGCGCCAGGCCGGCAGCCAGCAGGCTGGCCCAGCTGCGCAGCAGCCAGGCGCGCGTGAGGATGTAGGTCCACAGGCCGAAGACCCAGGCACTGGCGCCGACGTGGATGCCGCGAAAGCCGAACAGCCACACCAGTGCGCCGGAGAGCAGGATGATGATCAGGCTGACCGTCACGAAGCGCCGCTGGCCTTCGGCAACCACCATGGCGCCCAACACCAGGAAGGGCACCAGGTTGGCGCTCAGGTGAGTGAAGGAGGCGTGGAGAAAGGGCGAGGCGAGTATCCCCGGCAGGCCCTGCAGGGTGCGCGGGATCAGGCCGAAGCCATTCAGGCTGTAGCCGCTGAGGCTGTTGAGCAGCTGTACCGCGACCATCAGCAGGGCCAGGCCCGCCAAGGTCTTGAAGCCATTTGCAGCGACCATCGCGGCCCTCCCATAGGCCAGAATCCATTGTAGGAGCGAAGCTTGCTCGCGATGGACTGCAGAGTGCTGCGCATACCCAGTCAGTACGCGGTGCCATTAACGATCATCGCGAGCAAGCTTCGCTCCTACCGTTTCCGTGGCATGACACCGCGTGCCTTTTTTCTTACTCGGCCGATTTCTGTTTCTTCAGGCGCTCGAGAATGGCGTTGGCGCTGCCCTGGTCGGGCACGATGTTGGCTTCGCGCAGGCGACGCTCCAGGTCGTTGCCGTTGCTTGCGTCGGCCAGTTGCTCCTGGGCTTCCATTTCCGCCGCGCGCTGGTCCTGCTTGGCTTGCAGGCGGTTCAGGGTGTTGACCGCGGTTTCCAGCTTGCCGTTGGCGCCGCCGCTGGCGATCGAGGCACTGACCTGGGCCTTCTGCACGCTGTCGCGGGCCTTGGCCATGTCTACCTGCTGGCGCAGGCTGCGGATGCGCGCCTCGGCCTTGCCGATGTCCTTGCGCATGTTCTCGGCATAGGTGCCGAACTCGCTGGCCTGCTTCTGCTCGGCTTCCAGGCCGGTGGTCAGGGTCGAGATGGCTTCGGCGACTTCCAGGGCCAGGTCTTCGCGGTTGGCTTGCAGGGCGGCGACCGCCTTGGATTCCAGGTCGGCGATCTTGGCGTTGAATTCGTTGACCCGCTCGGTGGACAGCTTGTGCTTGGCCATGATGGTGACCAGTTCACGCTTGGCGTTGGCCAGGGCGTTGTCGGCGTCGCGGATTTCCTGGTCGAGGATGCGCAGGGCCTGCTGGTCGGCGATGGCTTCGCCGACTTCGTTGGCGCCGCCGCGCAGGGCGGTGAAGAGTTTGTTCCAGATGGACTGAGTCATTGAGGCGTACTCCGGATGCAGGGCAATCAGTTGAAGAAGCCGGCGAAGGCTTCGGTGGCGCGCTGGACGTTGTCGACCAGGGTCTTGATCTCGGTGACCACGTTGGTCAGGTTCGATGCCGAGCTCAGGGCGCCGAACATGTTGTAGACGGTCTGGCCGTTGGGCATGGACTCGATGCCGATGGAGGAGAGGGGGAACATCTCCCGGCTGCGCAGCACCGCGTCGTTGAAGCGAGGCACGTCGTTGATCGATTCCAGGTCCACCAGCACGGTGTCGACGATGATCTGCTCGCCGACCACCGCGATGTAGATCGGCAGGCCGCCGAACTCGTGCATGTCCAGCTTGATGCTTTGCTCGGCCCCTTGAACCAGGGTCAGGCCGATTTCGTTCGAAGTCACTTCGTCCAGGGCCTGCAAGGCGCTGAAGAGGCGGTCGATGGTCCAGTTCTCACCTGCGATCATTTCATTCTCCAATACCGGTGCGCCGCCGATCAGGGGCTGGCGCAGCTTCTTCTCAATGTGCTTGAGCACGCTCCGGTTTTCCGGAAGTACCCAGGTTTCGTGTTTCACATAACCAGCGGCACTCAGGCCTGCGCGCATCTGCTTCATGTAGAAGCTCGACGGCTTCTTGCCGGACGCCTTGTCGCTGGACGCTGTGTGTTCAGAGGGGGGCGAGCGCTCTCCTTGTCGACTCTCTGAGGAAGCCGGTGGGTCAGCAAGCTGACGGGCCGGACGGGGCTTTTTCATGGGGTGACTCCGTTGTTCACGTATCACGCGTGAGAAAAACTACAGGATGATTTGTCGCTGTTCAATAGCTCACGCGTGATATTTTTTCGTGGCTGGAAGAAGGCTCCGGCAGCCGTCCGATGGTTATCCGGCCGCTGCCAGGCCGTCGAATGCATAGCGCGTGCAGGGGTAACCGTCAGCGCTGATCGGGTGGCGGCGGTAAGCGTTTGCGGTGAGTTGGGGAATGACCCGGGCCCAGAAATCCCGGGCCGGCCGGTTGGCGTCGATATGGACGACCTGCCATTGCCCGGGCCGTGGCGCCAGCAACTGCGTCACCAGTTGGCGGCCGATGCCGCGGCCGCGAAAGCGCCGGGCCACGAACAGGTAGGCGAGGTTGTGCTGCGCCTGGGCCAGGTGCACCTTGTCGTCGACGACGGCGAAGCCGGCCAGTTCGCCGTCGACCCGCAGCAGCCAGGGGCGGGTGCCGGGCTGGCGCCAGTAGCGGTCCAGCGACTGGATCTGGAACAGGCCGTGGCGGCCGAGTTCCAGTGGCAGCCATTCGCTGAGTTCGTACAGGTAGAACTGCATCAGGTTCTCGAGGCATTGCCAGTCGTCGCGCTGGGCCGGCTGCAGGTCGATCGGGCTCATGCTGGGCGCTCCGGGCGCAGGGGTGTTTTCTTCAATACAGGGGGTGGCTCGCGCACCTAACGTGGTCGCCGGACTTTCCGATCGATCCCATGAAGGTGTGTGATGAGCGTAGTGTTTTCCATGGCGGCCTTCGCGCTAGCCTCTTCGATTACCCCTGGCCCGGTCAATATCGTGGCCCTGAGTTCCGGCGCGCAGTTCGGCTTTCGCGCCAGCCTGCGGCATGTCGGCGGCGCGACGCTGGGCTTCGTGCTGTTGCTGGTGCTGATCGGCCTGGGCCTGCATGAGTTGCTGCGGCTGTGGCCGTTCCTGACCCGGGGCATCCAGCTGTTCGGGGTGGCCTTCCTGCTGTTCATGGCCTGGAAACTGGCGGTGGACGATGGCCGCCTGGGCAGCGACGGCCAGGCCCGGGCGCCGTCGGCCCTGTACGGCGCGATCATGCAATGGCTCAACCCCAAGGCCTGGCTGGCCTGCGTTGCCGGCATGGGGGCGTTCGCCGCCAATGGCGAGGCGCTGCTGGTGTGGCAGTTCGCGCTGGTGTATTTCGTGATCTGTTACCTGTCGATCGCCTGCTGGGCCTATGCCGGCACCTTCCTGCGCCAGTACCTGAGCAACCCGAAGGGCATGCGCCTGTTCAACCGCAGCATGGCGTTGCTGCTGGTGGCGAGCGCGGTGTACCTGTTGTTGCCATGAGAGGAGGGGTCAGGCGTTCTGGCCTATCGCGAGCAAGCTCGCTCCTACAAGGGCCTGCGATCTCCTGTAGGAGCGAGCTTGCTCGCGATCAGGGACGCCAGGGCTGGCGCATCACCCGCGATACTGCCCCGGCGTCGCAGCCATGTACTGCTTGAATGCCCGCTGGAAATGCGCCTGGTCGGCGAAGCCGGCTTCCAGGGCCACGTCGGCGATCGGCTCGCCTTCCCGCAGCCGGCCCTGGGCGAATTGCACCCGCTGGTTGACCACGAAGGCGTGGGGCGTCATGCCGTAGTGCCGCTTGAAGGCACGGATCAGGTAGGACGGAGACAGCTCGGCGGCCTGGCAGATGTCTTCGAGTTTCAGCGCATGGGTGCAGTGCGTGCGGATGTAGTCGGCGGCCCGGCGCAGCTTCTGGTTGCTCGCGCGGGGCGGCTGGCTGGCCGGGTTCAGGCGTTGTTGCAGGTCGCTGAAAAACGCCACCGCGGCGCTGTGTTTGTGCCGCGTCTCGGCTTGTTCGTCCACCAGCGTTTCATACAGCCGGTTGAGCCCGGCATAGAGCGCGGGGTCGGTGCTGTAGGGCGTGGAGAAGGCACGAAAGCCCAGGTCCTGGCTGAACCCCAGCTGGTGCTGCAACTCGGTCAGCCAGGAGGTATCGACATACAGCATGCGATACGACCAGGGCTGGTCCTCGAGCGGGTTGCAGGCGTGCACCTCGCCGGGGTTCATCAGCACCACGGTGCCGGTGTCGATGCGAAACCGCGCCTGTTCGTGCAGGTAGATGCTCTGCCCGGCGGTGATGGCGCCGATGGAAAAGAACGCATGGGAATGCCGGCTGTAACAGACCTTGCGCCCATCGGCGATCGAACGGGCCTCGATAAAGGGCAGCGCCGCATCGCGCCAG
This portion of the Pseudomonas sp. MRSN 12121 genome encodes:
- a CDS encoding GNAT family N-acetyltransferase; this translates as MSPIDLQPAQRDDWQCLENLMQFYLYELSEWLPLELGRHGLFQIQSLDRYWRQPGTRPWLLRVDGELAGFAVVDDKVHLAQAQHNLAYLFVARRFRGRGIGRQLVTQLLAPRPGQWQVVHIDANRPARDFWARVIPQLTANAYRRHPISADGYPCTRYAFDGLAAAG
- a CDS encoding YjfI family protein; amino-acid sequence: MKKPRPARQLADPPASSESRQGERSPPSEHTASSDKASGKKPSSFYMKQMRAGLSAAGYVKHETWVLPENRSVLKHIEKKLRQPLIGGAPVLENEMIAGENWTIDRLFSALQALDEVTSNEIGLTLVQGAEQSIKLDMHEFGGLPIYIAVVGEQIIVDTVLVDLESINDVPRFNDAVLRSREMFPLSSIGIESMPNGQTVYNMFGALSSASNLTNVVTEIKTLVDNVQRATEAFAGFFN
- a CDS encoding AraC family transcriptional regulator is translated as MKPSPTTRCATAPQFWRDAALPFIEARSIADGRKVCYSRHSHAFFSIGAITAGQSIYLHEQARFRIDTGTVVLMNPGEVHACNPLEDQPWSYRMLYVDTSWLTELQHQLGFSQDLGFRAFSTPYSTDPALYAGLNRLYETLVDEQAETRHKHSAAVAFFSDLQQRLNPASQPPRASNQKLRRAADYIRTHCTHALKLEDICQAAELSPSYLIRAFKRHYGMTPHAFVVNQRVQFAQGRLREGEPIADVALEAGFADQAHFQRAFKQYMAATPGQYRG
- a CDS encoding rhomboid family intramembrane serine protease is translated as MVAANGFKTLAGLALLMVAVQLLNSLSGYSLNGFGLIPRTLQGLPGILASPFLHASFTHLSANLVPFLVLGAMVVAEGQRRFVTVSLIIILLSGALVWLFGFRGIHVGASAWVFGLWTYILTRAWLLRSWASLLAAGLALFLYSGLVLGFVPRAGVSFEGHLAGAFAGFIAAKMLLSGAKPMSNAARQ
- a CDS encoding PspA/IM30 family protein, whose protein sequence is MTQSIWNKLFTALRGGANEVGEAIADQQALRILDQEIRDADNALANAKRELVTIMAKHKLSTERVNEFNAKIADLESKAVAALQANREDLALEVAEAISTLTTGLEAEQKQASEFGTYAENMRKDIGKAEARIRSLRQQVDMAKARDSVQKAQVSASIASGGANGKLETAVNTLNRLQAKQDQRAAEMEAQEQLADASNGNDLERRLREANIVPDQGSANAILERLKKQKSAE
- a CDS encoding LysE family translocator, translated to MSVVFSMAAFALASSITPGPVNIVALSSGAQFGFRASLRHVGGATLGFVLLLVLIGLGLHELLRLWPFLTRGIQLFGVAFLLFMAWKLAVDDGRLGSDGQARAPSALYGAIMQWLNPKAWLACVAGMGAFAANGEALLVWQFALVYFVICYLSIACWAYAGTFLRQYLSNPKGMRLFNRSMALLLVASAVYLLLP